From a single Podarcis raffonei isolate rPodRaf1 chromosome 10, rPodRaf1.pri, whole genome shotgun sequence genomic region:
- the LOC128422897 gene encoding olfactory receptor 1020-like — protein sequence MQSMEGSNRTLVVTEFIFLGFSGVQKGQSFFFLLFLTIYLFTLVGNSMIFTLIQLDSRLHSPMYFFLSHLSCLDVCYSSVTIPKILVNFLHQRHTISYNQCMAQMFFLMTFAGTECALLAVMAYDRYAAICQPLRYAHLMSRRVCVPLATTSWIWGFLDSAIHTALATNLTFCGANQIHHIFCDVPPLLKIACSDTYVNEMALHAASIFVGISPFLLVVISYIFILLAILRIRSNTGRHKAFSTCAAHIVVVIIYFGMANVNYNRPSAGYSLEVDTLVSTLYCIITPMLNPLIYSLRNKEVKEALRKVLGGQKKGYNSPH from the coding sequence ATGCAGTCCATGGAAGGCAGCAATCGGACGCTGGTGGTAACCGAATTCATCTTCCTGGGTTTCTCTGGGGTCCAAAAAGGTCAgtccttcttcttcctgctctttcTGACCATCTACCTCTTCACCCTGGTGGGAAACTCCATGATCTTCACCCTGATCCAGCTGGATTCACGCCTCCACAGCCCCATGTACTTTTTCCTCAGCCATTTATCCTGCTTGGACGTCTGCTACTCGTCCGTCACAATCCCCAAGATCCTGGTAAACTTCTTGCACCAGAGACACACCATTTCCTACAACCAGTGCATGGCCCAGATGTTCTTCCTGATGACCTTTGCAGGGACTGAGTGTGCCCTGCTGGCCGTCATGGCCTACGACCGCTATGCCGCCATTTGTCAACCCTTGCGCTATGCTCACCTGATGAGCAGACGAGTGTGTGTCCCTCTGGCTACCACTTCTTGGATCTGGGGCTTCCTGGACTCTGCCATTCACACTGCATTGGCTACCAACTTGACCTTCTGTGGGGCCAACCAGATCCACCACATCTTCTGCGATGTCCCACCACTGCTGAAGATCGCCTGCAGTGACACCTATGTCAACGAGATGGCCCTTCATGCAGCAAGCATTTTTGTGGGGATCAGCCCTTTCCTCCTGGTGGTCATCTCGTATATCTTCATTCTGTTGGCCATCCTTCGGATCCGCTCTAACACCGGCAGGCACAAGGCCTTCTCCACTTGCGCAGCCCACATAGTTGTGGTCATCATCTATTTTGGGATGGCCAACGTCAACTACAACCGCCCAAGCGCAGGCTACTCCTTGGAAGTGGACACCCTGGTCTCCACACTCTACTGCATCATCACCCCCATGCTGAACCCCCTCATCTACAGCCTCCGCAACAAGGAGGTGAAGGAAGCCCTGAGGAAGGTTTTGGGGGGTCAGAAGAAGGGATATAATTCCCCTCACTAA